A region from the Brassica napus cultivar Da-Ae chromosome C8, Da-Ae, whole genome shotgun sequence genome encodes:
- the LOC125591853 gene encoding uncharacterized protein LOC125591853 — protein MKCHSTKEQKKTTGRSPQEVVSGGKLKEGEQPRSEAPPLSDEEPEQSAETDPTPVATPVEPVPSREYTPKVPYPVPAKTSRKDRRSLTKGLISDKITGDSELLMVSKECTAILQNGPIKKLDDPSKFVLSIQIGKTVFACSLCNLGSSVNLMPYSVAKRLGFTDFKPTRISLVFADRSVKSPVGILEDLHVRVGNTFVPTDFVVLEVEEEPRDPLIMGHPFLCTAGAIIDVRQGRIDLHLGDIAMKFEMNKLLKKPMLDAQSYTVEDEDQALFPQEGMIEEILTNDPLELALIRSETEHNVMSVDADGYNKMLDSAKNESNQSSATGAATSKSATKPNMQLDDPWTELKAPKIVLKSLPTGLRKYRKALGYSLADIHGIPPDMCMHRIHLENESMTSIEHQRRLNPNLKDVVKKEIMKLLEAGVIYAISDSNWIPIHPDDQEKTTFTCPYGMFAYRRMTFSLSNAHGVAVMRGERSGAKLGEVSLHATNISQGNQEFLRARRFLQEVHQGLLNDRKTTHRLLCKDTKFEFDTDCLNAFHTIKGTLFSAPVVQPPDWDLPFEIMTDASDFAVGAVLGQQKDKKLHVIYYASMTMDDAQCRYATTEKEILAIVYAFEKFRSYLVGSKVIVHKDHVALRYLLTKKDAKPRLLRWILLLQEFDLEIKDKKGIENGVADHLSRMKIDEETALDDNCSSDSPVDCSIDQEQFVAAIKNRYSHLPWFAEIANFLAAEKEPVEFTGNKKKKFPRDAKLYFWDEPFLYRHCKDGVFRRCVPEAQIPEILHHCHGSSYAGHFAAFKTVSKVLQAGFWWPTMFRDAQAFISKCNSCQRPGNISKRNKMPQNFILEIEVFNCWGIDFMGPFPPSYKNEYILVVVDYVSKWVEAIASPTNDARVVTKMFKTIIFPWFGVPRVVISDGGTHFINKVFQGLLKKNGVKHKVATAYHPHTSGQVEVFNREIKSILQKTVGTTRKDWSLKLDDALWAYRTAYKTPLGTTPYHLVYGKVCHLPVELEYKAAWAVKLLNFDIKSAKERRSIQIHELEEIRLKLFPGKLKSRWSGPSTNKEVRPYGAIVLMDPNGGEFVVNGQRLKPYLAETIIAEVCFEICSRKKKTEASRRSNLQTVLAEEQPLLQILVLTLWVFEFNSVFEVLLSQSNKMPPRTKQKSVKTPKITRENYVPPPNHNAPASYPWPRKDQEGQPINIDDPTLLDFNCEGWDKESAKRYNSLLNIEILPTRFGHADTLVSLGLDTDVFKTLHAMRIAPLCYRTHELYKDLVCQVLATAHIGYDDPSKPTYENCFFSFMADGKFCSLSLDKLNEIYEI, from the exons ATGAAGTGCCATAGCACTAAGGAGCAGAAGAAGACTACCGGACGCAGTCCCCAAGAAGTTGTCAGCGGTGGAAAGCTAAAGGAGGGTGAGCAACCACGATCTGAAGCACCCCCTTTATCTGACGAGGAACCGGAACAGTCTGCTGAGACTGATCCAACCCCTGTCGCTACACCTGTTGAGCCTGTTCCTTCGCGCGAATACACCCCTAAGGTTCCATACCCTGTTCCAGCAAAGACATCTCGCAAGGATCG GCGCAGTTTGACGAAAGGTTTGATCTCTGACAAGATTACCGGGGACAGTGAGCTATTGATGGTTTCAAAGGAGTGCACTGCGATACTTCAGAACGGGCCGATTAAGAAATTGGATGATCCAAGCAAGTTTGTTCTCTCGATACAAATTGGGAAAACAGTATTCGCTTGTTCTTTATGCAATCTGGGTTCTAGCGTCAATCTCATGCCTTACTCCGTGGCAAAACGACTGGGCTTCACAGATTTCAAACCGACGAGAATCTCCCTGGTGTTCGCCGACAGATCAGTCAAGTCACCGGTGGGTATTCTGGAAGATCTCCATGTCCGAGTGGGCAACACCTTTGTTCCAACAGATTTTGTCGTACTGGAGGTTGAAGAGGAACCGAGAGATCCACTCATCATGGGTCATCCTTTCTTGTGCACAGCTGGTGCGATCATTGATGTTCGACAAGGAAGGATTGATCTTCACCTAGGTGACATTGCGATGAAGTTCGAGATGAACAAATTGCTGAAGAAACCAATGCTGGACGCGCAGAGTTACACAGTTGAGGATGAAGATCAAGCGTTATTCCCTCAAGAAGGAATGATTGAGGAAATCTTGACCAATGATCCACTCGAACTAGCCCTGATCCGATCTGAGACCGAGCACAACGTCATGAGCGTGGACGCGGATGGCTACAACAAGATGCTTGACTCTGCCAAAA ACGAGAGCAATCAGAGCAGTGCAACGGGAGCAGCCACTTCGAAAAGCGCTACAAAGCCGAACATGCAACTCGACGATCCATGGACCGAATTGAAAGCTCCAAAGATCGTGCTTAAATCCCTCCCTACGGGGCTCAG AAAGTATCGTAAGGCATTAGGATATTCTCTAGCTGACATTCATGGTATCCCACCTGATATGTGCATGCATAGAATACACCTAGAaaatgaatcaatgacttctatagAACATCAGAGGAGGTTAAATCCGAAtctgaaggatgttgtaaagaaagagataatgaaacttctaGAGGCTGGTGTGATCTACGCCATCTCAGATAGCAATTGG atcCCTATCCACCCAGATGATCAGGAGAAGACGACGTTCACATGCCCATACGGCATGtttgcctacaggagaatgACATTCAGCTTGAGCAATGCTCAT GGTGTTGCAGTGATGCGAGGAGAAAGATCTGGTGCTaaactgggagaagtgtcacttcatg CCACCAACATCAGTCAAGGGAATCAGGAGTTTCTTAGGGCACGCCGGTTTTtacaggaggttcatcaaggacttctcAATGATCGCAAGACAACTCACAGACTGCTATGCAAGGATACCAAGTTCGAGTTTGATACTGATTGCTTGAATGCATTCCATACCATAAAAGGAACCTTGTTCAGTGCACCAGTTGTCCAGCCTCCAGACTGGGACTTACCTTTCGAGATCATGACAGATGCGAGTGATTTCGCAGTGGGGGCAGTGTTGGGACAGCAGAAAGATAAGAAACTGCATGTGATTTACTACGCGAGCATGACTATGGATGACGCCCAATGCAGATATGCCACAACCGAGAAAGAGATTTTAGCCATTGTCTACGCCTTCGAAAAATTTAGGTCCTATCTAGTAGGTTCTAAAGTGATAGTGCACAAGGATCACGTGGCTCTGAGATACTTGCTGACCAAGAAAGACGCCAAACCGCGCTTGCTCCGATGGATCCTCCTGCTCCAGGAATTCGATCTTGAGATCAAGGATAAGAAGGGGATTGAAAATGGAGTCGCAGATCATCTGTCAAGAATGAAGATCGACGAAGAAACTGCTCTCGACGACA ACTGTTCCTCGGATTCTCCCGTAGATTGCTCCATAGACCAGGAACAATTTGTTGCTGCTATCAAGAACAGATATTCCCACCTACCTTGGTTTGCTGAGATAGCTAATTTCTTAGCTGCAGAGAAGGAACCAGTTGAGTTTACTgggaataagaagaaaaaattccCGAGGGATGCAAAACTCTACTTTTGGGATGAACCGTTCCTTTATCGACACTGCAAGGATGGAGTTTTCCGACGATGTGTTCCCGAAGCTCAGATTCCAGAGATCCTGCATCATTGCCACGGTTCTTCTTATGCTGGACACTTTGCGGCATTCAAGACCGTCTCCAAGGTCTTGCAAGCCGGCTTCTGGTGGCCCACAATGTTCCGTGATGCTCAAGCTTTCATCTCCAAGTGCAATTCCTGCCAAAGACCGGGGAACatcagcaagagaaacaagatgCCTCAGAATTTCATACTTGAGATTGAGGTTTTCAACTGTTGGGGAATtgatttcatgggaccattcccacCTTCGTACAAGAACGAGTACATTCTAGTCGTGGTGGACTATGTCTCAAAGTGGGTAGAAGCAATCGCCAGCCCTACTAATGACGCGCGTGTTGTGACCAAGATGTTCAAAACCATAATCTTTCCATGGTTTGGAGTACCTAGAGTGGTCATAAGCGATGGAGGCACCCACTTTATCAACAAGGTTTTCCAAGGCCTCTTGAAGAAGAACGGTGTCAAGCATAAGGTTGCAACCGCATATCATCCGCATACGAGTGGCCAAGTGGAAGTGTTTAATAGAGAGATCAAGAGCATCCTACAGAAAACAGTCGGAACTACACGAAAGGATTGGTCTCTCAAATTAGATGATGCACTATGGGCATACAGAACAGCGTACAAGACGCCACTCGGGACCACTCCATATCACCTGGTCTATGGCAAGGTGTGTCATCTcccagtggagcttgagtacaaggcggCATGGGCTGTCAAACTGCTCAACTTTGATATCAAATCAGCCAAGGAGAGGCGGTCCATCCAGATTCACGAGCTCGAAGAGATCAG GCTGAAGTTGTTCCCTGGGAAGCTGAAGTCCAGATGGTCAGGCCCGTCTACCAACAAGGAGGTCCGACCATACGGAGCAATTGTGTTGATGGATCCTAATGGGGGAGAGTTCGTTGTTAATGGACAGCGTCTTAAGCCATACCTTGCTGAAACAATAATCGCAGAAG tttgttttgaaatttgttctAGGAAAAAGAAAACTGAAGCTTCCAGGAGGAGCAATCTGCAGACTGTTCTCGCTGAAGAACAGCCGCTCCTTCAG ATTTTGGTTCTAACTCTTTGGGTTTTCGAGTTCAATTCTGTCTTTGAGGTCCTCCTCTCTCAATCGAACAAGATGCCTCCACGGACCAAGCAAAAGTCGGTTAAAACCCCGAAAATCACCCGCGAGAACTATGTGCCGCCTCCGAACCACAATGCTCCGGCTTCATACCCATGGCCGCGCAAGGACCAAGAGGGTCAGCCAATCAATATCGACGACCCGACGCTCCTCGACTTCAACTGCGAGGGATGGGACAAGGAGTCTGCGAAACGGTACAACTCACTCCTCAACATCGAGATCCTCCCCACTCGTTTCGGTCACGCAGACACCCTCGTCTCCCTTGGTCTCGACACTGATGTGTTCAAAACACTCCACGCCATGAGGATTGCTCCTCTCTGCTACCGAACGCATGAACTCTACAAGGATCTTGTTTGCCAAGTGCTCGCTACGGCTCACATCGGGTACGACGATCCCTCCAAGCCAACGTATGAGAACTGTTTCTTCTCTTTCATGGCCGACGGCAAATTCTGCTCTCTCTCGCTCGACAAGCTCAATGAGATTTATGAGATCTAA
- the LOC125591854 gene encoding uncharacterized protein LOC125591854, producing MEIDLCAVTERPSSIFGLSGDATMTLGSIDLVVKAGSVIKVTEFLVIDRPTSYNAIVVSTPRGVETIQGDYRMSQVCFAAELKRKKFSIKTSHKKKKKLTLDENAQKRDSEVFWQSQRAEALEGKHEPTCEPVISICLDESSPERCVEIGANLREPLKTELIACLKKNLNAFAWAAEDMPGIDIGITYHELNIDPTYRPVKQKRRKLGPESATVKNGKWRVCVDFTDLNKACPKDCFPLPHIDLLVEATAGNKLLSFMDAFSGYNQIMMNPDDREKTPFITD from the exons ATGGAGATCGATCTATGCGCTGTTACGGAAAGACCCAGCTCGATATTCGGACTCTCGGGAGATGCTACTATGACTCTCGGCTCGATCGACCTCGTTGTTAAAGCCGGGAGCGTCATCAAAGTCACGGAATTCTTAGTCATCGACCGCCCAACATCGTACAACGCGATCGTCG TTTCAACCCCTCGTGGAGTCGAAACTATACAAGGAGACTACAGGATGTCGCAAGTATGTTTCGCCGCCgagttaaaaagaaagaaattttcGATCAAAACTtcccataaaaagaaaaaaaagctgACACTCGATGAGAACGCCCAGAAACGAGACTCGGAAGTCTTCTGGCAATCTCAAAGGGCCGAAGCCCTAGAAGGGAAGCACGAACCGACTTGCGAACCGGTAATTTCGATCTGCCTCGACGAATCCTCTCCGGAGCGAtgcgtcgagattggagccaacCTCCGCGAGCCACTAAAGACAGAGCTCATCGCCTGTCTCAAAAAGAACCTCAATGCGTTCGCTTGggccgcggaagatatgccagggatcgaTATCGGCATAACGTATCATGAGCTTAACATCGATCCGACCTACAgacccgtcaaacaaaaaagacgAAAGCTAGGACCGGAGAGTGCTACCGTG aaaaacggtaAATGGCGAGTATGCGTCGATTTCACCGATCTcaacaaggcatgtccaaaggattgCTTCCCACTCCCGCACATCGACCTACTGGTCGAAGCAACAGCAGGGAACAAACTCTTATCATTTATGGATGCCTTCTCCGGGTACAATCAGATcatgatgaatcccgacgatcgtgagaaAACTCCGTTCATCACCGATTAG